From one Desmodus rotundus isolate HL8 chromosome X, HLdesRot8A.1, whole genome shotgun sequence genomic stretch:
- the DDX53 gene encoding LOW QUALITY PROTEIN: DEAD box protein 53 (The sequence of the model RefSeq protein was modified relative to this genomic sequence to represent the inferred CDS: inserted 3 bases in 2 codons; deleted 2 bases in 2 codons; substituted 8 bases at 8 genomic stop codons), whose translation MALAPGQKRVEQTPRDLRVQRACKDEPALAFKLKNSVMSAVIGHGGSKTKDIHSVTNTKIQIIRGDPNPEVKILGSKEINAKAKAAIEXLLKNKERGHNTELSVDNAASXPSVGRHLIADNIVRQVRPLTDWNQIKAEVADXEKRQRADLPAIKKKNFYIESEATSSLSQVEVDIWRKENFNVMSDDLKVGEKRVIPNPICKFEDAFQDYPDVMKNIXKAGFXKPTPIESXAWPIVLQGIDLIGVAPTRTGKTLSYLWPRFIRISSQPTPXRQRNGPGMLVLTPTQELAFQVESACSKYSYKSLKSICIYGGRDEKEPLKXIAKDIDIITAPLWRLNDLQMSNFVNLRSIPYLVLDETDKRLDLGFEQQIMKSLLDVHPDQQTIMTSATWLDTIRQLAKSYLKEPMIVSVGSLDLVAVSRVKQNTIVTKKEEKXSLVQEFLYCLSSRDKVIVSVSRKLVVADNLPSNISIQGLLQSPHGNREHSDLEKSLENFKSGSVKTLIATDLAFRGLDVDDVTRVCNYNLPXHIKDYVHTVGRTGRAGKTGISITLMTRNDWKIDPELIKILEIANQSIPEALVTMAEQYK comes from the exons ATGGCTTTGGCCCCGGGGCAGAAGAGGGTGGAGCAGACTCCAAGGGATCTCAGGGTACAAAGGGCCTGCAAAGATg AACCTGCTCttgcctttaaattaaaaaacagtgtGATGAGTGCAGTGATTGGTCATGGTGGATCAAAAACAAAGGACATCCACAGTGTGACAAACACCAAAATACAAATCATAAGGGGTGATCCCAACCCAGAGGTAAAAATTTTGGGCAGCAAGGAGATAAATGCCAAGGCCAAAGCAGCCATAGA ACtgttgaaaaacaaagaaagaggtcACAATACAGAACTCAGTGTTGACAATGCTGCATCCTGACCCTCTGTTGGAAGACACTTAATCGCAGACAACATTGTTAGACAAGTTCGGCCACTGACAGACTGGAATCAAATTAAGGCAGAAGTTGCAGACTGAGAAAAAAGACAACGGGCAGATTtaccagcaattaaa aaaaaaaacttttacataGAATCTGAAGCAACAAGTTCACTGTCTCAAGTGGAGGTGGATAtctggagaaaggaaaatttCAATGTAATGTCTGATGACTTGAAAGTTGGTGAAAAACGTGTTATCCCCAACCCAATTTGTAAATTTGAAGATGCTTTCCAGGATTATCCTGACgtgatgaaaaacatttaaaaagcaggatTTTAAAAGCCAACACCAATTGAATCATAGGCATGGCCAATTGTTCTACAAGGGATAGATCTTATAGGAGTTGCCCCAACCAGAACAGGCAAAACACTGTCCTATTTATGGCCTAGGTTTATTCGCATCAGTTCCCAACCAACACCTTAAAGACAAAGGAATGGTCCTGGCATGCTAGTCCTTACACCAACACAAGAATTAGCTTTCCAGGTGGAAAGTGCATGTTCTAAGTATTCATATAAAAGTCTTAAAAGTATTTGTATATATGGTGGTAGAGATGAAAAAGAACCACTAA ACATCGCCAAAGACATAGACATCATTACTGCCCCTCTCTGGCGACTGAACGATCTGCAAATGAGTAACTTTGTCAACCTAAGAAGCATCCCCTACTTAGTCTTAGATGAAACTGATAAAAGGCTAGATCTGGGATTTGAACAGCAGATAATGAAGAGTTTATTAGATGTGCACCCAGACCAGCAGACTATTATGACAAGTGCAACTTGGCTAGATACCATTCGTCAACTTGCAAAATCGTATTTAAAAGAGCCTATGATTGTTTCTGTTGGTTCTCTGGATTTAGTTGCTGTAAGTAGAGTGAAGCAAAATACAATTGttactaaaaaagaagaaaaatgatctcTTGTCCAAGAATTTTTATACTGCCTGTCGTCCAGAGACAAAGTCATCGTGTCTGTTAGCAGAAAACTTGTTGTTGCTGATAACTTACCCAGCAATATAAGCATCCAAGGGCTACTACAATCTCCGCATGGAAACAGAGAACACAgcgaccttgag aagtcactggAAAACTTTAAGAGTGGAAGCGTGAAAACACTGATTGCTACTGATCTAGCATTCCGAGGTCTTGATGTTGATGATGTCACACGCGTATGTAATTACAATTTACCATAGCATATTAAAGACTATGTACACACAGTAGGGCGTACTGGAAGAGCAGGGAAGACAGGCATATCCATTACACTTATGACTAGAAACGATTGGAAGATTGACCCTGAATTGATTAAAATTTTGGAAATCGCAAATCAAAGTATCCCTGAAGCTCTTGTAACAATGGCTGAACAATACAAGTAA